CGAGGAAGGGTTCAATGGATAGCCAATCGCCCATTAACCCAACAAAAACGTTATCTATTTCAAATCTCTGCAGTAATTCCTGACCCGTTTCGATGGAGCCTACGATGTGAATTCCTTTTGCTCCGGCTTTTCTTGCCAGTTCCTGGAACTCAGGCAGCTTTGCCTTTTGCAGAGCAGCGGCACCCACCCAAGGCTGATGTCCGTTAAACGCAATATTAACATAATCCGGATCCATGATGCCCAGATCCACGTCTACCTCGTGGGGCATCGGTGTGCCGAACAAAATATCCTGAACCATTTCAAGGCCGATTTGAGCGGTATAAATGGTGGAAAGGCCTAATCGAAGAGCCTTTTTAGCCAGAGAAACATAGTCTCCGTCTACATTTGTGAGACAACTGGCGATGGAAAGCTCTACCTCATGCTCCACTCCGGAAGGGTAAATATTTAATTTTTCCCAAACAGGTTTTCTTTTTTGCGGGGCAAAAGCTTCAACCATCACACTTTTCTCGTCTGGGGTACATTTCATTTCCTTATCCAGAAATTCGGCTAATTGAACCGCCATAGCATAAACATCCTGATTCGTGTTAATGGAGACTTTTTCGCACATCCAGCGAAGTTTCTTTTCGTCGGTGATACCAAATGTGGTTTTTCCTTCTCCCGTAGCTTTTAAGGTTCGGAAGGCTTCGTAGGCGTGATGAGCATACGTCGCGGCGCCCATAATGTTCCGCATGAGAAGATTTCTCATAGCCATTGCATCCGGACCAATTCCGCAGACTCCCTTATCGGCTCCGGCTTTTTCGCTGATTCTGCAAGGCCCCTGCGTACATAACTGACAGCTCACGCCTTGAAGGCAGAAGTTACAGCGAATTTTTTCCTGGGGATCCCATCTGGAAAATACGCTGGAAAGACCATCTTCTTTTATTCGAATCAGCATTTCTTCTACGGAATCATGATAACTGACTCGTCCTGCGCTATTTTTAGAAATTGTTTCTGACATCTTTAACCTCCTGGCTTGTCTTTAAATAAAGTTGCTGCCATTAGTATGCCAGTTTTAGAAAAAATTATCAGATTTTCACTACTGTAACAGCTACCATTCCCCTTGAATGACATCATATTTATGATTGGCGGAGAAATCAGCATTATCGAAATAGTTATATCCGGAATGACCAAACGTGGTATCCACATTGATCCATTTCTTTCCCTCCGCATCATAAATCTGATTCCATGCGTGATCCCCCCATTCGGAGCCATTATAGGCAAGTCCGGTGACAAAGCGCACCTTTAAGTCTACCGCACGGCACATGGAAATGTATAGGCAGGAATAGTCAAAACAGATTCCTTCCCGCTGTTCATAGGTCACCACAGAGCCTGAGTCCACATGAGAGGGGTTTTGCACGATGATAGCTGCCTTATCCCTGTCGTATTGGATATTTCGGCTGATCCATTTGTACAGCAGGTAGGCCTTTTCCCGGTCATTTGTTTTCGTTCCAACAATTTCTTTCGCTTTTTTGTCAATTTCATCGTTGGATTGAATCGCTTGATCCAGCGTAACCCCGTTAAAATATTTGATAACAGGTACTTTCCAGTAATTAGGATCCGTACTGTCCGCATTTTTTTTTGCAAAATCCTCTTCTGCCCGTTTAAAAGAATCATTGAACAGTACAGGAAGTTTTTTTACGATGTCTGTATTTAAGATCGGATGGAGTATATTTTTATTGATCAGCTGATAAACAGAAGATTGATGGATATACTCTTCCCCATTGGGATTGTTAATATAGCTGGAATAGAAATTGAGCAGCAGCGTGAACACAAGAACCATACATATGGCTTTGGGAAGCTGCCATATGACGCTGAGCATTCGTCTCATCCGGCTGCTCATGGCATTGAAGGTCGAGGTCAGTCTGCCGGACAGCGGAAGGATCAACCATCGATAGATGGGAATGGATACAACCTCCAGAATCCAGATGATGACCGAGAGTAAAACGAACAGAGCGATTACATATGCCACAACATCATATCTATAGCGGCTGACCCAATTCTGCACGGTTGGAAAGTGCTGGTATAGAATCGCAAAAATACCCTCCTGATTGCCAGAAAAAATACCGCTGGCAAAATGAAAGGCAAAGATAATTCCAATAATGAATATAAAGCTGTTCAGTATGGATAAAAATGAGTTTTCTACTCGATTTCCCGTAATTGGATGTAGCAGGCCCATGAGTAAAGGCATGGCAAAAATACCTGTTACTAAAACTGTTATCATATTGATATGATTCAATAAGTTCATAGAGGCTCCTTATATTTATGCTGAATAGAATCATTATACTATGCAAGCATGTCGCAGCAGGATTCAATGATTCCTTCTTTACGGCGAAGCCGTATTTTAATGAATGGAATCATTATACCACAAGGTAGGAAACAGAAACTACCGACAGAATATACCAAAAATTCGGTGGACGATTCGGAATCCATTTTTAAGAATCTCCACAATATCTCCATAAAGGCTTGATACTATGAAAAGAACAAAATGTATGCTGAATGGAGATACACGAAGTTGTTAGGGAGGACTATTTGTGGGAAAAAGATTAATCAAGAAGAAACTTAAAGTAGATAAGATGACGTGCATAGGCTGTGAGACCAGAATTGAAAATGAAATAAACAAAATGGATGGTGTTTATGGGGCGGAGGCCAGTTATACGGCTTCCTGTTTAACGGTTACCTATAGTCCGGAGGAAGTATCCCTGGGAGAAATTATAAAAACCGTAGAAAAGCTTGGCTATAAAGTACGCCGGGAGAAGAATGCCCCGGTGAAAGTATCAGGGAGAGCATCGAATAAAGTATCAGCCGAAGCATCAGGTGCAGCATCCGAGCATGAGCCTGAAAAAGGTTCCAACAGTCAGCTCATCACCATGGGAATCCTTATAGCCGGCATATATCTTATCATAAAAAATACTATAGGGTTTAATTTCATACCGCAGATAACCCCCAATATGGGCTACGGCATTCTGTTCCTAGTGGGGATGCTGTCCTCTATTCATTGTGTCGCTATGTGCGGGGGAATTAATCTATCCCTCTGTGTATCCTATAAATTTGAACAGGAGGGACAGAGTAAGTTCTCTAAATTCTTACCAAGCTTTCTATACAATGGAGGACGAATCCTATCCTATACGGTGATAGGCGGGATCGTGGGAGCATTGGGCTCTGTGTTTACTCTTTCCAATGCGGGGAGTGCCTTTATCACCATAATTGCAGGAACCTTTATGGTAATTATGGGATTGAACATGCTGAATGTATTTCCTGCACTCCGAAAACTAAATCCCCACATGCCTAAGCTCTTTGCCAATAAGATACATAGTGCCAAGAATAGCAAAGGCCCTTTTGTCGTGGGATTATTAAATGGTCTGATGCCATGCGGACCGCTTCAAGCCATGCAGCTGTATGCACTTGGAACGGGAAGCTTCGTGTCAGGAGCCGTGTCCATGTTCGTATTCAGTCTGGGGACAGTGCCGCTGCTTTTTGCATTTGGAGCATTCGGTTCCATGCTCAGCTCTAAATCAGCCAAGAACATGATTAAATGCAGTGCCGCACTGGTGATTGTATTAGGTGTTGTTATGCTGAACAGGGGAATGGCTTTTACCGGTATGACTCTTCCGTCTGTTTCAGCGGAATCCGGTAACAGTGCAATCATGAGCACGGTGGCCGGAGAGGAACAGCAGGTGACTACCAGCTTGGACGGAGGGAGATATTCCCCGATTGCTGTGCAGGCAGGGGTTCCTGTCAAGTGGACTATAGAAGCAGGGGCAGAGGATTTGAATGGATGCAACCGTGAGATGATTATTCCGGAATACAACATTCAGCAGGAATTACAGCCGGGGGAAAATGTCATCGAATTTACGCCGACTAAAACTGGCACCTTTGGATATAGCTGTTGGATGGGAATGGTGCGGAGCAGCATTACTGTCGTTGAAGATATTAAGGGGGAGGATGCGGCTAAAGCGGCCAAGGCTGCGGGAGAATCAGCGGGCGCAAACACCGGAGGTTCCATGAGCTGCTGCGCAATATAATATAATTTGTAATGAAAGAGCATTGTATGTTATATTGTTGGTATGGAGGAAGAGGTTATGCTGGGAGAAAAGAAAAAGGTGCTGATCGTGGATGACGAGCCTAAAATCGTAGAGGCGGTCATGGCTTATCTTGAAAAAAACGGATATGATCCCTTCGCAGCTTATGACGGAGAAAAGGCACTGGTATTATTTCATAATATTCACCCGGATCTGGTAGTCTTAGACCTGATGCTGCCTAAGCTTTCAGGAGAAGAAGTCTGTAAGGAAATCCGGAGAATGTCCCGGGTTCCGATCATCATGCTGACCGCTAAGGTGAGTGAAGAGGAAAAGATAATCGGGCTCAATATCGGAGCAGATGATTATGTGACAAAGCCTTTCAGTCCCCGAGAACTCATGGCAAGGATAAACAGCCTGCTGAGACGTGCCGATGAAGGGGTGTCTCCGCTGTTTCACATCATGAACTGGAATGATGGAGACTTGAAAATAGATTTAAATACGTATACGGTGAAAAAGTCAGAAAAAGAGGTCAGCTTGACGCCGATTGAATTTAAGCTGCTATGTGCGATGATGAAATATCCGAGAAAAACATTTACGAGAGAAGAATTGATCAACCTTGTTCTGGGCACAGAGTATGATGGGTTTGACCGAACCATTGATTCACACATTAAAAATTTAAGAAGTAAGATCGAAGCGGATTCGGCAAATCCCAAGTATATCATCACTGTTCGCGGCATTGGATATAAATTTGATGGAAAGCTGTAATGGATGAAGAGAGGAAACACATGAATGTTAGTCTGAAATTTAAATTGACCCTGTCCTATGTGCTGCTTGCTCTGATTTTGGTCAGTTCTTTTTTGTTTGTATCCAACTATGTGCTGGAAAAAAAGTTTCAAACGTATATTGTTCATACACAGGAAAAGAAAAATCAGGATATTGTACATCTGGTGACAGAGGAATTTGGAGAGAACGGAGAATTTCCGGATATGGAAATCCTGAAAAGTATTGGCAATACGGCTGTAACCCAGGGGTTGATTCTGATGGTGTCCGACGTAAAAGATAATCAGCTGTTCTGCATGAGTACGCTGGACAGCCGGGTGTGTGACAATATGCTGGAAAGCATGCGATCCAATATGGCAGGGCGGTATCCCCATTTTGACGGGAAATATGTTGAAAAGGATTATGACGTTGTAAAAAAGAATAAAAAAGTGGCAACGGTTACTTTGGGGTACTATGGACCCTATTTTTATAATAATGAAGACATCCAATTCATAGAAATACTGAATAAGATATTTATTGGAATAGGCTTAATTTTTCTCATAATCGCCATATTTTTAGGGATGTATATGGCGGACAGAATGTCTTTGCCTATTAAAAAAGTCATCAAAAAGACCAGACAAATTGAGGGAGGAAATTATACGGAAAGGTTGGATTTTGATTCCGGAACCATTGAGATCAATCAGCTGATTCAAAGCGTGAACAGACTGGCAAGCTCGCTGGAAGGGCAGCAGCTCTCCCAAAAACGTATGGCGAAGGACTACGCTCACGAGCTTCGAACGCCGCTGGCCGCTCTGCAATCTACGCTGGAGGCTATGATTGACGGGGTATTGGAGAACACGCCGGAAAGACTGGAGGGATGCAGAACAGAGATTTTGAGGCTCACCAGAATGCTGGCGGATATTGATAAAATTGTACAAATAGAGAACGACAGTCTGCAAGTTCACAAGAGCCGATTCGACGTACTAAGTGTAATCCGTCCGGTTGTTTCCAATTTCCAACAGGAACTGGAAAGCCGGAATATTAGAGTGGAAGTAGGTCCTGCCCCTTGTGAGGTCTACGCAGATAAAGATAAAATGATTCAGGTGGTTGTGAACCTGCTGTCTAACGCCATCAAATATACAGATAACGGTGGAAAAATTGAAATTTCAGCCGGTAAGTACGGAGACTGGGTAAGGTTGACCGTGTCGGATACAGGGCTGGGGATAGCCGCAGAAGACATTCCCAATATCTTTGACCATTTATACCGAACGGATAAGTCCCGGGATCGGAATACAGGCGGTTCCGGTATCGGATTGTCCGTGGTAAAAGCCATTGTAGACGCACATGGGGGAACGATTGAAGTAAAGAGCGAATTGGGCAAAGGGAGTGTTTTCACGGTTCAGCTTCCCTTGCTTAAATAACAAAATGGGGAGCTTGTCGCTCCCCATTTTGTACGGACTCGCATTATTTAATTTCAATTTGAAGCTTGCTGGCAGCCGGTTCCGATTTCGGAAGTGAAATCTTTAAAACCCCATCCTCCAGCTTTGCGTCCACATTTGCCGCATCAATATCTTTCAGATATACGGAACGCTGCATGGAACTGCTTCTGCGTTCTTTGTGAAGATAGCTTTCTTTTTCTTCATTTATTTCTTCATTTTTTTCTACCTTAATGATCAGATAATCATTTTGATAGTCCAGCTTAATTTCTTCTTTTTTGATACCAGGCATTTCTGCTTCTACTAGATAGGCATTTCCCTGATCCTTTACATCCATTTTAAAGACTCCTGTTTCCGGGGCTCTGAAACCAAATGGACTGTCATTGAAAAAGTCATCTAACATATTGTAGAAGTCTATAAAATCGTGTCCATCTCTCTTTTGAAGCTGATTTCTGTTTAAAGGTGTTAATCCAAACATATTGACTCCTCCTTTTTATATGTTTATACATCATGTAATTTTGTTAGCACTCTCAATTGGTGAGTGCTAACTTTAAATAAAGAATACCGCTTGTTTTATATTTTGTCAATAGATTTCAAAAAATATTTTAAAAGTTTTTATAGAAGATGTTTTTTGTTATAATAAGCTTAAGGTGAATAAAAATCTACGGAGCGTTGATTGAAAATGATTTAATCTGCGCTTACTCTATATATGGAGGTGGCAGCATGGATTGCAGCAAAGTAGGAGAGCTGATATTAAGCTTACGTAAAGAAAAAGGAATGACGCAGAAGCAGCTTGCTGATCGGATGAATATTAGTGACAAGACAATCTCCAAGTGGGAGCGGGGTCAGGGATGTCCGGATGTATCCCTGCTTCGGGAACTGTCCAAGGTATTGGAAGTAAATATTGAGAAAATATTATTGGGAAATTTAGAGCCAAATGATGCAGACAAAGGGAATATGAAAAAAATTAAGTTTTATGTGTGTCCCACTTGCGGAAACATACTGACTGCTACCGGTGAAGGCGAAGTCTTCTGCTGTGGACGGAAATTGGCAGAACTGGTTCCGAAAATAGAGGATGAAACACATCGATTGAACGTGGAGCAAATAGAAGATGACTTTTACATTACAATTGATCATGAAATGAGTAAAACACATTTTATCAGCTTTGTAGCCTGTGCAGCTCATGACAGGATGTTGCTGGTCAAGTTGTATCCGGAGCAGGCGGCAGAAGTGCGTTTTCCGGTTATGAGAAAAGGACAAATTTATTTTTACTGTAATCAGCATGGCTTGTGGGCCAAGGAATAGAACGGCATCTAAAAACGCTCCCCGCCGGCATAGATTGCCCATCGGGGAGCGTGATACTATTCTAAATTAGAAGCCATTTTTAAGCTGCGGTGTAATAAATCACACCAGAGGAAGTGGTCACTGTTCCTAATGTGGTATTTTCTACAACAAAGGTTTCTGCATGACTTGCTGCGATTGTGCCTGTTTCTGCTACTGCGAAAGTGTACGTTTCACTATTTGTGCCGTCAGACAAGCTGACATAATAATACGCATTTGTTCCCGCCTTACAAGGGACTGCGTCGGTATTGGTCACTTCAATGGACAATACGGAATCACTGCTGTCAGTATTGAAAGGAGTACCACTTGTCACAGTGATAGCAACTTGTGCCATAAAAACTCTCTCCTTACTATTAAATTTGAAAGGAAATACTTCCACTTGTAATGTATTCAGAAATAAAGTTTGTGTGACTGTCAGGAGTAAAATTAGAACCTAAGTATTCCAATTATCATATTATTATAGTGGTGATATTAAAATGAGTTTTATGGACTTGACCTGCATGGAGGCTGTCAGTTTAATAAGTGGCGCCAAGTGCTCCGCATGGAAGAACGATCCGTTGCGAATTGGATGTAATTTTACGACCTATCTTTTCTTTGAACTTCCCCCTGCTGTCTTTTTGAATCCTGTGAAAAGGGCAAGGCTGATTCTCTTTAAAATGCCTATGAATGTTATAGAGATTCCGTCAGCATTTTGGAGCAATCAGTATTCTGTTTATCCCTTACTGGATTTTTTCAGTGTCTACAGCGGCTGGTATATCCCTCCGAGATTTGATGATAGTTTGAGAGTAGACTATGAGGATCAGGCTTGCATAAGCTACACTGAAATAGATATCACAGCAATCGCGGCAGCGTGGAGTCAAGAAAGAATGGAAAACAAAGGACTGTTTCTGACCGGAGCACCCAATGGGCGGCAGCTCATGTATGCATCGGATCAATACGAGACGGCGGGCATGCGCCCAAGACTTCGGCTGACCTACGAAGAAATATCCAGACCGTTAAGTGCAGCTCCATGCACAGTAGAAATTAATAGATAAAAAACCTCTGTAAAGCGGTTAAAAAGGCATATGAGCATTGAGCGGCTGATATGCCTTTTTTCTGTAAGACCACATTTCAACCCCCAAAAACCACATTTCAGCGAACAGGTATTGAAAAATATAACATAAAGTGAGTATTTAGAGAAGAACAATCTACCTGAGTTGGACAGAGAAAAAATAATAAATAATATTTCTGACGAAATCACAGACCAGCAAATCATAACAAAATATCAACGTTAAAACCACGCATGGTTTTAATGATATACTACCCAGACTGCTTTTATATGCGTATAAAATCCCAAAATTGGTAAAGAATTTTAATTAATTAAAAATTTCCTATTGATTTGTTAATAAAATAGCAATTATATGAACTTTTTATACAATAATTTAATAAATGGATGCCTGGTAGATCTTGCCGCCGACATGGTATGAAAAGAAATCTTACGAGGGATGGGCGAGGAGATAAGATCTTCCGGTCTATTAAAAAATAACGATTAAAGCTATATGCTTTAAAAGAATTTTGGATATAAATTATCTATTGCAATATAATGATGAAAAATGTATAATAACCACATAAAGATATTGTTAATGTTTTAACATGAAGGAGGAAGTTAGTATGGGAAGATTTACATTACCAAGAGATATTTATCACGGAAGCGGTTCCTTATCTGAATTAAAGAATTTAAAAGGTAAGAGGGCATTTTTGGTGGTAGGCGGCGGTTCTATGAAACGTTTTGGATTTCTGGATAAAGCACAGGGCTTCCTGAAAGAAGCCGGAATGGAGGTGGAATTGTTTGAAAACGTGGAACCAGATCCAAGTGTAGATACTGTTATGCGCGGCGCTGAAGCCATGAAGAAGTTCCAGCCGGACTGGATTGTTTCCATGGGAGGCGGTTCTCCAATAGATGCAGCAAAGGCGATGTGGGCATTCTATGAATATCCGGATACGACTTTTGAAGATTTGATCACTCCTTTCAGTTTCCCGGAATTGAGGACGAAAGCCAGATTCTGTGCCATTCCTTCCACTTCGGGAACAGCCACAGAAGTCACTGCTTTTAGTGTTATTACAGATTATGAAAAAGGGATCAAGTATCCTTTAGCGGATTTTAATATAACGCCTGACATTGCCATTGTAGACCCTGAGCTTGCAGAAACAATGCCGCCGAAATTGACGGCATATACGGGGATGGATGCAATGACGCATGCGATTGAAGCCTATGTATCCACTCTCCACTGTGACTATACGGATCCTCTTGCACTTCATGCCATTAAAATGGTGCATGAATTCCTAAAAAAATCTTATGACGGGAATAAGGAAGCAAAAGAGAGGATGCACAATGCACAATGCCTGGCCGGCATGGCATTTTCAAATGCACTGCTTGGAATCGTACATTCTATGGCGCATAAGACGGGAGCTGCTTACAGCGGCGGGCACATCGTCCACGGCTGCGCCAATGCCATGTATCTGCCTAGAGTGATTCAGTTTAATGCCAAAAATTCGGAAGCAGCCGGCAGATATGCTGAAATTGCTCGATTTATCGGACTGAAAGGGGATACCGAAGAGGAATTGATTGATTTACTGGTGAAAGAAATTAAAGCCATGAATGATTCTCTGGATATTCCTTGCTGCATTAAGACCTATGAAGGCGGTATTATCGATGAAAAGGAATTTATGGATAAGCTTTCAAAAATAGCAGAACTGGCTATAGGTGATGCCTGCACCGGTTCTAATCCAAGAATTCCTACTCAGGAAGAAATGGAAAAGCTGTTGAAGGCCTGTTATTATGGAGAAGATATTGATTTCTAATGCTGCGGTAATATACCAGTCCAACCATGTTAATCCGTAAAAAATATATAATAAAAAAGAAAGAACTCCTTGGATTATAGTGATTCAAGGAGTTCTTTCTTTATCCTCTGCGCATTAAAAAATCAGAAGCTAATGAATAGAAGGCAGTGAGCTTAAATTATTGTTTTCAGAGCCGTCGGGAATAGATTTTAAATATTCCGTATTGCCGCGATGAGAAACGCCTACGCCCATAATTCCTCCCCGTTTAGCCAGTTCAATACACTCTTCCTTGGAGAGAATGCTGTTATCGGACAGTTGATAACCTGTCACGCGCCCGCTGCTTTTGACCAGACCGGTAATGCGTTTGGCATCGCTGGACGGAGTAGGTATTTGATCCAGAGTATTGCGTGCCAGTGCTGCATCCATTGTATTTTTTTGGTCGTTCATAATCGAACCTCCTTTTCTTTCTTTTTCATTTGTATTCTGCGTAGAATACAGGGATTTTATGAATGGTCACAGAAATTATTTCAAAGGTTCCCTATTCACCATTTTGTTTAAAATCACATACAATGAAAGTATATATTATAAAAATAATGAGGTGGTGTTTTTGGCAGTATTAGAAGTAAAAAACATCCAAGAAAAGTATCAGGCATTAAACGGAGAAATAACCGCATTAGAAAATATAAGTTTTCATGTGGAAAAAGGTGAATTTGTCAGTGTAGTCGGACCCAGCGGGTGCGGCAAATCAACACTGCTTTCTATTATTGCAGGGCTTCTAAAACCGACCGCAGGAGAGATTTATGTAAAGGGAGAAAAAATTGAAGGGGTAACGACTCATATTGGATACATGTTGCAGAAAGATAACCTGCTGGATTGGAGAACGATTTATAAGAATGTCATGCTGGGGCTGGAAATACAGAAGAACGTAACTCATGAAAATGAGGCAAGAGTGATAGAATTGTTAAAGACCTATGGACTTTATGAATTTAAAGATAAGTACCCGTCTCAACTATCTGGAGGAATGCGGCAGAGGGTCGCTTTGATCCGAACCCTTGCCATTAACCCAGATATTTTGTTATTGGATGAAGCTTTTTCCGCGCTGGACTATCAGACCAGACTGGCGGTAACCAATGATGTCTACGGCATATTAAAACAGGAGCAGGTAACAACTATTATGGTTACCCATGATATACCGGAAGGAATCAGTATGGGAGATAAGATTGTCATGTTGAGTGCCAGGCCGGCTGTGGTGAAGGAGGTTCTGGCTATAGACTTTGAAATGGAAAACAGGAATCCTTTAAATTGCAGAAACAGTCCAAAGTTTGGAAAATATTTCGATCATATTTGGAAGGAGCTGAGCAGCAATGAATGAACAGATTGTTTCCAAGGAAAGAACCCTGTTTTTAAAAAAGCAAAAACATCGGAAGCAGATGATTCTTTTTTGGCAGATCGGAATTTTAGTATTTTTGATAGCTCTTTGGGAAATATCAGCCAGAGTCGGGCTCATAGACAGCTTTATACTTAGTCAGCCTTCAAGAATTTTAAAGACGTATATCAATATGGCACAAAACGGACTGCTGATGCACATTGGTGTCACCGTATATGAGACTTTAGTCGGTTTCGTTCTGGGGGTCATTACCGGAACGATTCTCGCCATTATACTCTGGTGGAGCAGCTATATCGCGAAAATCAGTGAACCTTATTTGGTCGTATTGAACAGCTTGCCAAAGATCGCGTTAGGTCCTGTCATCATTATTATTGTCGGGGCAGGAACTGAGGCCATTATCTTTATGGCTCTGGCCATATCCTTGATTGTTACCGTGCTGGAAATGTTAAATGGATTTCAGCATACAGATAAAGAATATATAAAAATGGCAACCACTTTTGGAGCAAGTAAAATGCAGATTTTCACGAAAATTGTATTTCCCTGCAACATCTTGACCCTGTTTAATTCTTTGAAGATTAATATTGGTTTGTCTTTAGTGGGTGTTATTGCCGGTGAATTTTTGGTGTCAAAGGCGGGGCTGGGGTATTTGATCGTTTA
This region of Aminipila luticellarii genomic DNA includes:
- the cooS gene encoding anaerobic carbon-monoxide dehydrogenase catalytic subunit, giving the protein MSETISKNSAGRVSYHDSVEEMLIRIKEDGLSSVFSRWDPQEKIRCNFCLQGVSCQLCTQGPCRISEKAGADKGVCGIGPDAMAMRNLLMRNIMGAATYAHHAYEAFRTLKATGEGKTTFGITDEKKLRWMCEKVSINTNQDVYAMAVQLAEFLDKEMKCTPDEKSVMVEAFAPQKRKPVWEKLNIYPSGVEHEVELSIASCLTNVDGDYVSLAKKALRLGLSTIYTAQIGLEMVQDILFGTPMPHEVDVDLGIMDPDYVNIAFNGHQPWVGAAALQKAKLPEFQELARKAGAKGIHIVGSIETGQELLQRFEIDNVFVGLMGDWLSIEPFLATGTVDALVMEENCSPPAIDQYAEKYQVALISVSTIIGVPGTAHTMPYYPAKADQMAEQCIQIAIENFKRRHSRIKPLVPKHKTKAIAGFSTEAVLGAIGNNLDTLVDVIAKGQIKGIVALASCSTLRNGPQDWNTVNITKELIKGDILVVAGGCGNHALEVAGLCNLDAVELAGEGLQSVCRALNIPPVLSFGTCTDTGRISMLVTALADHLKVDIPDLPIAVTAPEWMEQKATIDGLFAVAYGAYTHLSPTPFVTGAPNLVKLVTQDVEGLTGGKIAIGDDPVQAAKDMKAHILKKRQQMGLK
- a CDS encoding transglutaminase-like domain-containing protein, producing MNLLNHINMITVLVTGIFAMPLLMGLLHPITGNRVENSFLSILNSFIFIIGIIFAFHFASGIFSGNQEGIFAILYQHFPTVQNWVSRYRYDVVAYVIALFVLLSVIIWILEVVSIPIYRWLILPLSGRLTSTFNAMSSRMRRMLSVIWQLPKAICMVLVFTLLLNFYSSYINNPNGEEYIHQSSVYQLINKNILHPILNTDIVKKLPVLFNDSFKRAEEDFAKKNADSTDPNYWKVPVIKYFNGVTLDQAIQSNDEIDKKAKEIVGTKTNDREKAYLLYKWISRNIQYDRDKAAIIVQNPSHVDSGSVVTYEQREGICFDYSCLYISMCRAVDLKVRFVTGLAYNGSEWGDHAWNQIYDAEGKKWINVDTTFGHSGYNYFDNADFSANHKYDVIQGEW
- a CDS encoding urease accessory protein UreH domain-containing protein yields the protein MGKRLIKKKLKVDKMTCIGCETRIENEINKMDGVYGAEASYTASCLTVTYSPEEVSLGEIIKTVEKLGYKVRREKNAPVKVSGRASNKVSAEASGAASEHEPEKGSNSQLITMGILIAGIYLIIKNTIGFNFIPQITPNMGYGILFLVGMLSSIHCVAMCGGINLSLCVSYKFEQEGQSKFSKFLPSFLYNGGRILSYTVIGGIVGALGSVFTLSNAGSAFITIIAGTFMVIMGLNMLNVFPALRKLNPHMPKLFANKIHSAKNSKGPFVVGLLNGLMPCGPLQAMQLYALGTGSFVSGAVSMFVFSLGTVPLLFAFGAFGSMLSSKSAKNMIKCSAALVIVLGVVMLNRGMAFTGMTLPSVSAESGNSAIMSTVAGEEQQVTTSLDGGRYSPIAVQAGVPVKWTIEAGAEDLNGCNREMIIPEYNIQQELQPGENVIEFTPTKTGTFGYSCWMGMVRSSITVVEDIKGEDAAKAAKAAGESAGANTGGSMSCCAI
- a CDS encoding response regulator transcription factor; this translates as MLGEKKKVLIVDDEPKIVEAVMAYLEKNGYDPFAAYDGEKALVLFHNIHPDLVVLDLMLPKLSGEEVCKEIRRMSRVPIIMLTAKVSEEEKIIGLNIGADDYVTKPFSPRELMARINSLLRRADEGVSPLFHIMNWNDGDLKIDLNTYTVKKSEKEVSLTPIEFKLLCAMMKYPRKTFTREELINLVLGTEYDGFDRTIDSHIKNLRSKIEADSANPKYIITVRGIGYKFDGKL
- a CDS encoding sensor histidine kinase, whose protein sequence is MNVSLKFKLTLSYVLLALILVSSFLFVSNYVLEKKFQTYIVHTQEKKNQDIVHLVTEEFGENGEFPDMEILKSIGNTAVTQGLILMVSDVKDNQLFCMSTLDSRVCDNMLESMRSNMAGRYPHFDGKYVEKDYDVVKKNKKVATVTLGYYGPYFYNNEDIQFIEILNKIFIGIGLIFLIIAIFLGMYMADRMSLPIKKVIKKTRQIEGGNYTERLDFDSGTIEINQLIQSVNRLASSLEGQQLSQKRMAKDYAHELRTPLAALQSTLEAMIDGVLENTPERLEGCRTEILRLTRMLADIDKIVQIENDSLQVHKSRFDVLSVIRPVVSNFQQELESRNIRVEVGPAPCEVYADKDKMIQVVVNLLSNAIKYTDNGGKIEISAGKYGDWVRLTVSDTGLGIAAEDIPNIFDHLYRTDKSRDRNTGGSGIGLSVVKAIVDAHGGTIEVKSELGKGSVFTVQLPLLK
- a CDS encoding Hsp20/alpha crystallin family protein, with protein sequence MFGLTPLNRNQLQKRDGHDFIDFYNMLDDFFNDSPFGFRAPETGVFKMDVKDQGNAYLVEAEMPGIKKEEIKLDYQNDYLIIKVEKNEEINEEKESYLHKERRSSSMQRSVYLKDIDAANVDAKLEDGVLKISLPKSEPAASKLQIEIK
- a CDS encoding helix-turn-helix domain-containing protein, translating into MDCSKVGELILSLRKEKGMTQKQLADRMNISDKTISKWERGQGCPDVSLLRELSKVLEVNIEKILLGNLEPNDADKGNMKKIKFYVCPTCGNILTATGEGEVFCCGRKLAELVPKIEDETHRLNVEQIEDDFYITIDHEMSKTHFISFVACAAHDRMLLVKLYPEQAAEVRFPVMRKGQIYFYCNQHGLWAKE
- a CDS encoding iron-containing alcohol dehydrogenase — its product is MGRFTLPRDIYHGSGSLSELKNLKGKRAFLVVGGGSMKRFGFLDKAQGFLKEAGMEVELFENVEPDPSVDTVMRGAEAMKKFQPDWIVSMGGGSPIDAAKAMWAFYEYPDTTFEDLITPFSFPELRTKARFCAIPSTSGTATEVTAFSVITDYEKGIKYPLADFNITPDIAIVDPELAETMPPKLTAYTGMDAMTHAIEAYVSTLHCDYTDPLALHAIKMVHEFLKKSYDGNKEAKERMHNAQCLAGMAFSNALLGIVHSMAHKTGAAYSGGHIVHGCANAMYLPRVIQFNAKNSEAAGRYAEIARFIGLKGDTEEELIDLLVKEIKAMNDSLDIPCCIKTYEGGIIDEKEFMDKLSKIAELAIGDACTGSNPRIPTQEEMEKLLKACYYGEDIDF